The following are encoded in a window of Deinococcus humi genomic DNA:
- a CDS encoding magnesium transporter CorA family protein yields the protein MIRAKYLANGESFDWTGQTKGVWVDAQDVTPAELARLQAAFPLNNFALEDVLEHGHWSRAEQYPEHAFITVRSFAHPAEEDDFTERISIFGFPEAALSLSTSGTEALRNVWALVGRENLNSPAEVIYELLDHTADTFFTLADALEARTDMLEERVFRDRRDNPVPDIFEVKHLLSQGRRLAGDAREATATLARYMGETPADLVRYRDAQDSFNRASSRLDGLRDFLTSLLDLHLNLQNQRMNEVMRTLTAVSVIFLPLTFLAGVWGMNFRVMPELEWPLGYALAWGSFLLIGGLLALYFKRRGWW from the coding sequence ATGATTCGTGCCAAGTACCTTGCGAACGGAGAGTCCTTTGACTGGACCGGGCAGACGAAGGGCGTCTGGGTGGATGCCCAGGACGTGACCCCAGCCGAACTGGCCCGTTTGCAGGCCGCCTTTCCCCTCAATAACTTCGCGCTGGAGGACGTGCTGGAACATGGCCACTGGAGCCGCGCCGAGCAGTACCCCGAACACGCCTTCATCACCGTGCGTTCCTTCGCGCACCCCGCCGAGGAGGACGATTTCACCGAGCGGATCAGCATCTTCGGCTTTCCAGAGGCGGCGCTGTCCCTGAGCACTAGCGGCACCGAGGCGCTGCGCAACGTCTGGGCGCTGGTGGGGCGTGAGAACCTCAACTCGCCCGCCGAAGTCATTTACGAGTTGCTGGACCACACCGCCGACACCTTCTTCACGCTGGCCGACGCGCTGGAGGCACGCACCGATATGCTGGAGGAACGGGTGTTTCGGGACAGGCGCGACAATCCGGTGCCCGATATCTTCGAGGTTAAGCACCTGCTGTCGCAGGGCCGCCGCCTCGCTGGCGACGCCCGTGAGGCCACCGCCACCCTGGCTCGCTATATGGGCGAGACACCTGCCGATCTGGTGCGCTACCGCGACGCTCAGGACAGTTTCAACCGTGCCAGCAGCCGTCTGGACGGCCTGCGCGACTTCTTGACCAGTCTGCTGGACCTGCACTTGAACCTGCAGAACCAGCGCATGAACGAGGTCATGCGGACCCTGACCGCCGTCAGCGTCATCTTTCTGCCGCTGACCTTTCTGGCGGGCGTCTGGGGCATGAACTTCCGGGTCATGCCGGAACTGGAGTGGCCGCTGGGCTATGCCCTGGCCTGGGGCAGCTTTCTGCTGATCGGCGGGCTGCTGGCGCTCTACTTCAAGCGGCGTGGCTGGTGGTGA
- the argH gene encoding argininosuccinate lyase produces the protein MTNTKDKKLWGGRFASATDSLVELFNASVSFDQRLYEQDIRGSLAHVAMLGQVGILADEEVAQITDGLNAVLDDIRAGNFEWRLDREDVHMNIEAALRDRIGPVAGKLHTARSRNDQVAVDFRLFTKEAALDLAAQTRALRAVMVLEAERALEAGVILPGYTHLQVAQPILLAHWFMAYVAMLERDEGRFLDAAARMDESPLGSSALAGTPWPIDRHTVATALGFARPTANSLDGVGSRDFALEFLSACAILSAHLSRLSEELIVYSTFEFGFLTLPDSHTTGSSIMPQKKNPDVSELARGKAGRVFGNLMGLLTVVKGTPLAYNKDLQEDKEGVFDSYDTLSIVLRLYADMMPKCEWHAEKTRKAAARGYSTATDVADFLARQGVPFREAHEVVGGLVGLASRSGRQLWELTDGELGAAHPLLNAEVAASLTVEESVKNRLSYGGTAPQRVREAIDAARLALGMVAED, from the coding sequence ATGACCAACACCAAGGATAAGAAACTCTGGGGAGGCCGTTTCGCTTCGGCCACCGACAGCCTCGTGGAACTGTTCAACGCCTCCGTCTCCTTCGATCAGCGCCTGTACGAGCAGGACATTCGGGGCTCGTTGGCGCACGTCGCCATGCTGGGACAGGTAGGCATCCTGGCCGACGAGGAAGTTGCGCAGATCACGGACGGCCTGAACGCCGTGCTGGATGACATCCGTGCGGGGAATTTCGAGTGGCGTCTGGACCGTGAAGACGTGCACATGAACATTGAGGCGGCGCTCCGAGACCGCATCGGCCCTGTGGCGGGCAAGCTGCACACCGCCCGCAGCCGCAATGATCAGGTGGCAGTCGACTTCCGCCTCTTTACCAAGGAGGCCGCACTCGATCTCGCGGCCCAGACGCGAGCCCTGCGCGCCGTGATGGTCTTGGAGGCCGAGCGGGCGCTGGAGGCAGGCGTGATTCTGCCTGGCTACACGCACCTTCAGGTCGCGCAGCCCATCTTGCTGGCGCACTGGTTCATGGCCTACGTCGCCATGCTGGAGCGGGACGAGGGCCGTTTTCTGGATGCCGCCGCCCGCATGGACGAGTCGCCGCTGGGCAGCTCGGCGCTGGCTGGGACGCCGTGGCCGATCGACCGTCACACGGTGGCCACGGCGCTGGGGTTTGCCCGTCCCACCGCCAATTCCCTGGACGGCGTGGGCAGCCGTGACTTCGCGCTGGAATTTCTGAGCGCCTGCGCGATCCTGTCGGCCCACCTCTCGCGCCTGAGCGAGGAACTGATCGTGTACTCCACCTTCGAGTTCGGCTTTCTGACCCTGCCCGATTCGCACACCACCGGCAGCAGCATCATGCCGCAGAAGAAGAATCCCGACGTGTCCGAGCTGGCGCGGGGCAAGGCGGGGCGCGTTTTCGGCAACCTGATGGGCCTGCTGACGGTGGTCAAGGGCACCCCCCTGGCCTACAACAAGGACTTGCAGGAGGACAAGGAGGGCGTGTTCGACAGCTACGACACCCTGAGTATCGTGTTGCGTCTGTATGCCGACATGATGCCGAAGTGCGAGTGGCATGCCGAAAAGACCCGCAAGGCGGCGGCGCGCGGCTACAGTACCGCCACCGATGTGGCCGACTTCCTGGCCCGCCAGGGTGTCCCCTTCCGCGAGGCGCATGAGGTGGTGGGCGGGCTGGTGGGGCTGGCCTCCCGCAGCGGGCGACAATTGTGGGAGCTGACAGATGGGGAACTGGGGGCGGCCCACCCGTTGCTGAACGCTGAAGTCGCGGCCTCATTGACCGTGGAAGAGAGCGTCAAGAACCGCCTGAGTTACGGAGGCACCGCGCCCCAACGGGTGCGGGAGGCGATTGATGCCGCCAGGCTGGCGCTGGGCATGGTTGCGGAGGACTGA
- a CDS encoding HIT family protein: MDVTVTLDENLLGKRQAEWAHWLAHPQENPLLPDDSGQLNGAGSTIQNELCVYSQLQPQHSEGLLHSGIIVTRRPCASVFDLTSAEVSGVHALLAEVRAHLDATVRPDGYTVGWNVFPAGGAHIPHVHLHVIPRWNTDASAGAGLRYFLKAAVAASERRPENEAAAPALPASEVLS, encoded by the coding sequence ATGGACGTGACGGTCACGCTGGACGAGAACCTCCTGGGCAAGCGGCAGGCGGAGTGGGCGCATTGGCTGGCACACCCGCAGGAGAATCCGCTGCTGCCGGATGACTCTGGACAGCTCAACGGAGCCGGATCCACGATCCAGAACGAGTTGTGCGTCTACAGCCAGCTCCAGCCCCAGCATTCAGAGGGCCTGCTTCACTCTGGCATCATCGTCACCCGGCGTCCCTGTGCGAGCGTCTTTGACCTGACATCCGCCGAGGTGTCTGGTGTCCACGCCCTGCTGGCCGAGGTCCGCGCCCATCTGGACGCCACCGTCAGACCAGACGGCTACACCGTGGGCTGGAATGTCTTTCCGGCAGGCGGGGCGCACATTCCCCACGTTCACCTGCACGTCATTCCGCGCTGGAACACCGACGCCTCGGCGGGCGCGGGCCTGCGTTATTTCCTGAAAGCGGCGGTGGCGGCCAGTGAGCGACGACCCGAGAACGAGGCCGCCGCTCCTGCCCTTCCCGCCTCAGAGGTCCTGTCATGA
- a CDS encoding enolase C-terminal domain-like protein — translation MSGPATAQSGVTVRRIEAIPYRLPLTSALAWGAHSAMNAAEHVLVRVILSDGTVGQAEATPRPTIYGETPGSVAAILAHLSPALTGLDIADEDGLNRARNSVANNQTARGALDMALHDARARAGGQTLFDTLMGPNPRVRVSFILGLSTPADMLAEAERVVAAGVRCLKVKVGRDHARDLTVIAELRRAFGPEVLLYADSNETLSAESAPSALNAMREAGLLYVEEPLPVRQLRARAELHSRSSLPIVADDSCFTPADLSRELDFDTFDVLNVKTARNGFTDGAWMLREAARHGKRGMVGSQASTGLGTLHAALLSTHAEVTEPCELSFVLKLQGDLLNQPITFQDGWLDVNGLRNHAVDSSRLARYRL, via the coding sequence ATGAGCGGTCCCGCCACTGCTCAGAGCGGCGTCACCGTGCGGCGGATCGAGGCCATTCCCTACCGGTTGCCGCTGACCTCGGCGCTCGCCTGGGGCGCACACTCCGCGATGAACGCCGCCGAACATGTGCTGGTGCGCGTCATCCTCTCGGACGGAACGGTGGGCCAGGCCGAGGCCACGCCGCGTCCCACCATCTACGGCGAGACGCCCGGGAGCGTGGCGGCGATCCTGGCCCACCTCTCCCCCGCCCTGACCGGGCTCGATATTGCCGACGAGGACGGTCTGAACCGGGCGCGCAACAGCGTGGCCAACAACCAGACGGCGCGCGGAGCGCTGGACATGGCGCTGCACGATGCCCGCGCGCGTGCGGGAGGCCAGACCCTGTTCGACACCCTGATGGGACCAAACCCGCGCGTGCGCGTCAGCTTTATCCTGGGGCTGAGCACGCCCGCCGATATGCTGGCTGAGGCTGAACGGGTGGTGGCGGCGGGCGTGCGCTGCCTGAAGGTCAAGGTGGGCCGAGACCACGCCCGTGACCTGACCGTGATCGCCGAACTGCGCCGGGCTTTTGGTCCCGAAGTGCTGCTCTACGCCGACAGCAACGAGACCCTGAGCGCCGAGAGCGCCCCCTCCGCCCTGAACGCCATGCGGGAGGCCGGGCTGCTGTACGTGGAGGAGCCGTTACCGGTGCGCCAGCTCCGGGCACGGGCCGAGTTGCACAGCCGCAGTTCGTTGCCCATCGTGGCCGACGACAGTTGTTTTACGCCCGCCGACCTGAGCCGCGAACTGGACTTCGACACCTTCGACGTCCTGAACGTCAAGACCGCCCGCAACGGCTTTACCGACGGCGCGTGGATGCTGCGCGAGGCGGCGCGGCACGGCAAGCGCGGCATGGTCGGGTCCCAGGCCAGCACCGGGCTGGGCACGTTGCACGCTGCCCTGCTGTCCACCCACGCAGAGGTGACCGAGCCGTGCGAGCTGAGCTTCGTGCTGAAGTTGCAAGGCGATCTGCTGAATCAACCCATCACATTCCAGGATGGCTGGCTGGACGTCAATGGCCTTAGAAACCACGCCGTAGACTCTTCCAGACTGGCGCGCTACCGCCTCTAA
- a CDS encoding N-acetyltransferase → MTLSLDSIAIPDIHPQAPLSGRKARLSDIEAIHELIGYWAARGQMLVRSRALLAETIRDFHLIFAAEHEGQPGGLAGVCGLHLLAPDLAEVRGLAIHPHMQGRGLGKQLVAACEQEARAIDLPALFAWTYQQVFFEKCGFTRIDKTNLHPKVWSECQRCAFFENCNEIAMLRVLT, encoded by the coding sequence ATGACCCTTTCTCTTGACTCCATTGCCATTCCCGACATCCACCCGCAGGCCCCTCTGAGTGGGCGCAAGGCCAGATTGTCGGACATTGAGGCGATTCACGAACTGATCGGCTACTGGGCGGCGCGCGGGCAGATGCTGGTGCGTTCGCGCGCCCTGCTGGCCGAGACCATCCGCGATTTCCACCTGATCTTCGCCGCCGAACATGAGGGGCAGCCGGGTGGACTGGCGGGCGTCTGCGGATTGCACCTGCTGGCCCCCGATCTGGCCGAGGTGCGTGGCCTGGCGATCCACCCCCACATGCAGGGGCGCGGGCTGGGCAAGCAACTGGTGGCGGCCTGCGAGCAGGAGGCACGCGCGATCGATCTGCCGGCGCTGTTCGCGTGGACGTATCAGCAGGTCTTCTTCGAGAAGTGCGGCTTCACGCGGATCGACAAGACCAACCTGCATCCCAAGGTCTGGAGCGAGTGCCAGCGTTGCGCCTTCTTCGAAAACTGCAACGAGATCGCCATGCTCAGGGTCCTGACGTAG
- the crcB gene encoding fluoride efflux transporter CrcB, with amino-acid sequence MTPALWFSLMLGGALGAACRQGAVLALAPLVARTGFPYAVLIVNVLGSFLLGLTLALAGRGMVSEAVRVAFGTGVLGAFTTFSTFSTELDALLLRGQAVSAVLYALGSVGLGLTAAVAGRVLGTKL; translated from the coding sequence ATGACGCCCGCACTGTGGTTCTCGTTGATGCTGGGGGGCGCGCTGGGCGCAGCCTGCCGTCAGGGAGCGGTGCTGGCCCTGGCCCCGCTGGTGGCGCGCACGGGTTTCCCCTACGCCGTGCTGATCGTGAATGTGCTGGGCTCCTTCCTGCTGGGTCTGACGCTGGCGCTGGCCGGACGCGGCATGGTGTCGGAAGCAGTGCGGGTGGCCTTCGGCACCGGCGTGCTGGGTGCCTTCACCACCTTTTCCACTTTCAGCACCGAGCTCGACGCCCTGTTGCTGCGCGGACAGGCGGTCTCTGCTGTGCTGTACGCCCTGGGCAGCGTGGGCCTGGGCCTGACGGCGGCGGTGGCCGGGCGGGTGCTGGGGACAAAGCTGTGA
- a CDS encoding GNAT family N-acetyltransferase has translation MISTTHSNLSEMHVKLRQATPEDFPTVLALLAGCGLHTASVTPEGSTYWIADLNGVPGGCIGLEHGEGVSLIRSTAVLPQARSQGLGRALVLSALTHASLRGDRGVYLFSQEAGDYWARFDFVPVGADEVSAALPDTPQVRSGVLKGWIHDEQAWKRELNRGDQA, from the coding sequence ATGATATCCACCACCCATTCCAACCTGTCCGAAATGCACGTCAAGCTGCGTCAGGCTACGCCGGAAGACTTTCCCACTGTCCTCGCGCTGCTCGCTGGCTGCGGGCTCCACACCGCCAGCGTCACGCCGGAGGGTAGCACCTACTGGATCGCGGACCTCAACGGCGTACCAGGGGGCTGTATCGGTCTGGAGCACGGCGAGGGCGTGTCGCTGATCCGCTCGACGGCTGTTTTGCCCCAGGCCCGCTCGCAGGGGCTGGGGCGCGCGCTGGTGCTCTCGGCGCTGACCCACGCCAGCCTGCGCGGCGACCGCGGCGTGTACCTGTTCAGCCAGGAGGCCGGGGACTACTGGGCCCGCTTCGACTTCGTGCCGGTGGGTGCGGACGAGGTCAGCGCCGCGCTGCCGGACACGCCGCAGGTCAGGAGTGGGGTGCTCAAGGGCTGGATCCACGACGAGCAGGCATGGAAGCGTGAATTGAACCGGGGAGATCAGGCATGA
- a CDS encoding cyclic nucleotide-binding domain-containing protein codes for MTYAAPSISSPSAHADLSARQVRRGQTLYYAGDSSPSLYRLESGLMRAVRLTPQGRNLTVRHIHPGDIFGEETLHGQSRAHQVVALTDAALTPIHPEHLSAAELWDLTRSLSAQLQRMMTDGVHIQDGDLRERIARYLLNLADSTLGGQHADGARYVRATHELIAEGTGATRESVSKLIGEMRDDGLLLPAYRCLTLIDEERLKGLSGYHG; via the coding sequence ATGACCTACGCAGCCCCGTCCATCAGCAGCCCCAGCGCCCACGCCGATCTCTCCGCCCGTCAGGTCCGGCGCGGACAGACGCTGTACTACGCGGGTGATTCTTCACCCAGCCTGTACCGCCTGGAAAGCGGCCTGATGCGCGCCGTGCGGCTGACGCCCCAGGGCCGTAATCTGACCGTCCGTCACATCCACCCCGGCGACATCTTCGGCGAGGAAACCCTGCACGGACAGTCCCGTGCCCATCAGGTGGTGGCGCTCACCGACGCCGCGCTGACGCCGATTCATCCCGAGCACCTGTCCGCCGCCGAACTGTGGGACCTAACCCGCAGCCTGAGCGCCCAGCTCCAGCGCATGATGACCGACGGCGTGCATATTCAGGACGGCGACCTGCGTGAGCGCATCGCCCGCTATCTGCTCAACCTCGCCGACAGCACCCTGGGTGGCCAGCACGCCGACGGCGCACGCTACGTCCGCGCCACCCATGAACTGATCGCCGAGGGCACCGGGGCCACCCGTGAGAGCGTGAGCAAGCTGATCGGCGAGATGCGCGACGACGGACTGCTGCTGCCCGCCTACCGCTGTCTGACCCTGATTGACGAGGAGCGCCTCAAGGGCCTGAGCGGCTATCACGGCTGA
- the xseA gene encoding exodeoxyribonuclease VII large subunit, which yields MTRKRKKTAPTRPPEQFLELSEVLAYIGQVIARGMPGAVWVRAEVASVTDRRHLYLDLVQLGEEGEVAKCRATVWARERFSLEGKFRQATGGTLTAGLKVLLFCQPEFHPQYGFSLNVLDLSPEYTLGDAALRLDTLRQTLVQEGVYGLNRLLPPPADFARVAVISPTGAAGLGDFRRETDALEDAGVIEFRYLEATFQGREASSSLLRAAQAARELHEEVPLDALVVIRGGGAVTDLAWLNDLAFARALATFPAPVITGLGHARDDTLPDEVACVRTDTPSKAAGLILRTVAGAAAAAQEDARSIRAAAASLLVEADAAALWARGRILSAADRQSETARSNVDALMRQALGLTPERTLARGYALVRDEDGQPVTRAAGVTAGQRLTLEWQDGRVNAVAQDAPSTSGP from the coding sequence GTGACACGCAAACGCAAAAAGACCGCGCCGACGCGTCCGCCAGAGCAGTTTCTGGAACTTTCGGAAGTACTGGCGTATATCGGGCAGGTCATCGCGCGGGGCATGCCGGGCGCCGTATGGGTCCGAGCGGAGGTGGCCTCGGTGACCGACCGCCGCCACCTGTACCTGGACCTGGTGCAGCTGGGCGAGGAAGGCGAGGTCGCCAAGTGCCGCGCCACCGTCTGGGCCCGCGAACGCTTCTCGCTGGAGGGCAAGTTCCGGCAGGCAACAGGCGGCACCCTGACGGCAGGCCTGAAGGTCCTGCTGTTCTGTCAGCCGGAGTTTCACCCGCAGTACGGCTTTTCCCTGAACGTGCTCGACCTCTCGCCCGAGTACACCTTGGGCGACGCGGCGCTGCGGCTGGACACGCTGCGCCAGACCCTGGTGCAGGAGGGCGTGTATGGCCTGAACCGGCTGCTGCCCCCACCCGCCGATTTCGCGCGGGTGGCCGTGATCTCGCCCACCGGGGCAGCGGGCCTGGGCGACTTTCGCCGCGAGACGGACGCGCTGGAGGACGCCGGAGTCATCGAGTTCCGGTATCTGGAGGCCACCTTTCAGGGGCGCGAGGCGTCCTCCAGCCTGCTGCGGGCGGCGCAGGCGGCACGCGAACTGCATGAGGAGGTCCCGCTGGACGCCCTAGTGGTCATCCGTGGTGGCGGGGCCGTCACCGATCTGGCATGGCTCAACGATCTGGCCTTCGCCCGCGCCCTGGCCACCTTCCCTGCCCCGGTCATCACCGGCCTGGGCCATGCCCGCGACGACACCCTGCCCGACGAGGTGGCCTGCGTCCGCACCGATACGCCCAGCAAAGCCGCCGGTCTGATCCTCCGCACGGTGGCCGGAGCGGCGGCGGCGGCGCAGGAGGACGCCCGCAGCATCCGCGCCGCCGCCGCGTCCCTGCTGGTGGAGGCCGATGCGGCGGCGTTGTGGGCACGTGGCCGTATCCTGAGCGCCGCCGACCGCCAGAGCGAGACGGCCCGCTCCAACGTGGACGCCCTAATGCGGCAGGCGCTGGGCCTGACCCCTGAACGCACCCTGGCCCGTGGCTACGCGCTGGTGCGGGATGAGGATGGCCAGCCCGTCACCCGCGCCGCTGGCGTGACGGCGGGGCAACGGCTGACGCTGGAATGGCAGGATGGGCGCGTGAACGCGGTGGCTCAGGACGCGCCGTCTACGTCAGGACCCTGA
- a CDS encoding GNAT family N-acetyltransferase, producing the protein MIRPAKSTDLPAFHAVMMAAGMDARSSWNRTTLKDLEESLFALAAGGFVAVDREEVIGCVGFRPDGPETLTLSRLAILPQSRGQGLGAALVRAVEGRAAQHGFGRVLLAVSQFNLDVVPFYERLGYRQSDERYAFASLGSPAPLVLVKAIKEGLS; encoded by the coding sequence GTGATCCGGCCGGCCAAGTCCACTGACCTGCCCGCCTTCCACGCCGTGATGATGGCGGCGGGCATGGACGCCCGCTCCAGCTGGAACCGCACGACGCTGAAGGACCTGGAGGAATCGCTGTTCGCCCTCGCCGCAGGCGGCTTTGTGGCCGTGGATAGGGAAGAGGTGATCGGTTGCGTCGGCTTTCGCCCGGACGGCCCAGAGACGTTGACGCTCAGTCGCCTTGCCATCCTGCCCCAGTCCAGGGGCCAGGGCCTCGGCGCTGCGCTGGTGCGGGCGGTGGAGGGCCGGGCCGCCCAGCACGGATTCGGTCGCGTGCTGCTGGCGGTCTCGCAATTCAATCTGGACGTCGTGCCGTTCTACGAGCGGCTGGGATATAGGCAAAGCGACGAGCGATATGCGTTTGCCAGTCTGGGAAGTCCGGCGCCGCTGGTTCTGGTCAAAGCCATCAAAGAAGGTCTGTCATGA
- a CDS encoding S8 family peptidase, producing the protein MSHRVLLPALLLPLLLTACPEQSPAPDPLACRSGSVASLGVAPLNWGQARADWSAARVPGQVLLLTERAAGTLSAQALGALSGVQRQAVGPGVQLARTPAGESDRAFAQRLQAAGLRVQPNYVYRALAQPGNPPNDPAFPGNAGLNIRVGDRRVNVFQTYLSRTRVPAAWDALGAAGRTPVGARVAVLDSAADRSHPDLRLSGVVSCLLPAPARDDLNVSEHGTEVAGVIGANTNNGLGLTGVVWSGPLLSVAVLDGNGSGSTADLAAGLNYAVQQGARVINISLGAPDLEGDAVLDAALTNATKSAVVVAAAGNTPDEGVYYPASHPDVIAVGAVGSRDGELACYSARPDAQHPRALDIVAPGGVSGQCQGDSLALDIPVLASGGNYKLEAGTSFSAPMVSGVAALMRGVNPGLSAAQTRTLLLRSVNRTGGLPLLDAAAAVRAALP; encoded by the coding sequence ATGTCCCACCGTGTGTTGTTGCCCGCCCTGCTGTTGCCGCTCCTGCTCACTGCCTGCCCGGAACAAAGTCCGGCCCCGGACCCGCTGGCCTGCCGGTCCGGAAGCGTCGCTTCATTGGGAGTCGCTCCCTTGAACTGGGGGCAGGCCAGGGCTGACTGGAGCGCGGCGCGAGTGCCCGGTCAGGTGCTGCTGCTCACAGAGCGCGCCGCTGGAACGCTGAGCGCTCAGGCCCTGGGTGCCCTGTCGGGCGTACAGAGACAGGCAGTCGGGCCGGGCGTGCAACTGGCCCGGACCCCGGCGGGCGAAAGCGACCGCGCCTTCGCTCAGCGCCTGCAGGCGGCGGGGCTGCGCGTCCAGCCCAACTACGTGTACCGCGCACTGGCCCAGCCCGGCAATCCGCCGAACGATCCGGCCTTTCCGGGCAACGCGGGCCTGAACATCAGGGTGGGCGACAGGAGGGTCAACGTCTTCCAGACCTACCTGTCGCGCACCAGGGTTCCCGCCGCCTGGGACGCGCTGGGGGCCGCTGGGCGCACACCAGTGGGAGCCAGGGTCGCCGTCCTGGACTCGGCCGCTGACCGCAGCCATCCCGACCTGCGCCTGAGCGGCGTCGTGTCCTGCCTGCTGCCCGCCCCGGCGCGGGACGATCTGAATGTCAGCGAGCATGGGACCGAGGTTGCGGGCGTGATCGGCGCGAACACCAACAATGGCCTGGGCCTGACGGGTGTGGTCTGGAGCGGCCCACTGCTGAGCGTCGCGGTGCTGGACGGCAACGGCTCCGGCAGCACGGCGGATCTGGCGGCAGGACTCAATTACGCCGTTCAGCAGGGTGCCAGGGTGATCAACATCAGTCTGGGTGCCCCGGACCTTGAGGGGGACGCGGTGCTGGACGCCGCGCTGACGAACGCCACGAAATCGGCGGTGGTGGTCGCGGCGGCGGGCAACACGCCGGACGAAGGCGTGTACTACCCGGCCAGTCACCCGGACGTGATCGCGGTCGGGGCAGTAGGCAGCCGCGACGGCGAGCTGGCGTGTTACAGCGCTCGTCCCGACGCCCAGCACCCGCGTGCGCTGGACATCGTCGCGCCGGGAGGGGTCAGCGGCCAGTGTCAGGGGGACAGCCTGGCCCTGGACATTCCTGTTCTGGCTTCCGGCGGCAACTACAAACTGGAGGCTGGTACGAGCTTCTCGGCCCCGATGGTCAGCGGCGTTGCGGCCCTGATGCGCGGGGTGAACCCCGGCCTCAGCGCCGCGCAGACCCGCACGCTGCTGCTCAGGAGCGTCAACCGTACGGGCGGGCTGCCCCTGCTGGACGCCGCCGCCGCCGTGCGCGCCGCCCTGCCGTAA
- a CDS encoding histone deacetylase family protein translates to MSASATFSHPFRAYSPADFHFPLPEGHRFPYYKYAGVREVLRPHLPVLDTPALSWTDAARVHDPQWLRRWRRGEVDRAEERALGLPWSPEMVERSRRAAGGSLAALHDAVNTGWGANLAGGTHHSFSDRAEGFCLLNDAALLTRVALDDGLASRVAVIDLDVHQGNGTAAMLGAEARAFTLSVHGERNYPFRKEQSSLDLGLGDGVNDNEYLQVLNRQALPAIEAFRPDLLVFLAGADVLAGDRFGRFALSLEGLRERNRAVLGWAKTSAVPVVTVLAGGYNRDHSLTIQAHASVVLDGLDVFG, encoded by the coding sequence GTGTCCGCGTCCGCCACCTTTTCCCACCCCTTCCGGGCGTATTCGCCCGCCGATTTCCATTTTCCGCTGCCGGAAGGCCACCGCTTTCCCTATTACAAGTATGCGGGGGTACGCGAGGTGTTGCGCCCGCACCTGCCCGTGCTGGACACACCCGCACTGAGCTGGACGGACGCCGCGCGTGTCCACGATCCGCAGTGGTTGCGGCGCTGGCGACGGGGCGAGGTGGACCGCGCCGAGGAACGTGCCCTGGGCCTGCCGTGGTCTCCGGAGATGGTGGAACGTTCACGCCGCGCCGCTGGCGGCTCGCTGGCGGCCCTGCACGACGCCGTGAACACCGGATGGGGTGCCAATCTGGCGGGCGGCACGCACCATTCCTTCTCAGACCGCGCCGAGGGCTTCTGTCTGCTCAACGACGCCGCACTGCTGACGCGGGTGGCGCTCGACGACGGTCTGGCTTCACGGGTGGCGGTCATCGATCTGGATGTGCATCAGGGAAACGGCACGGCGGCCATGCTGGGTGCAGAGGCGAGGGCCTTTACCCTCAGCGTTCACGGCGAGCGCAACTACCCGTTTCGCAAGGAGCAAAGTTCGCTGGACCTGGGCCTAGGCGATGGCGTGAACGACAACGAATATCTGCAGGTCCTCAACAGACAGGCCCTGCCCGCCATTGAGGCCTTCCGACCCGATCTGCTCGTGTTTCTGGCGGGCGCGGACGTGCTGGCCGGGGACCGCTTCGGGCGCTTCGCCCTGAGCCTGGAGGGCCTGCGTGAGCGCAACCGGGCCGTGCTGGGCTGGGCAAAAACATCGGCTGTCCCCGTCGTGACCGTCCTGGCGGGCGGCTACAACAGGGACCATAGCCTGACCATTCAGGCGCATGCCAGCGTGGTGCTTGACGGCCTGGATGTCTTCGGGTAA
- a CDS encoding GNAT family N-acetyltransferase, whose amino-acid sequence MTEQNVQIRLANASDKETVVRVFHDAGLDTDEAMATGTTYWVMERGGQPIGAIGLEHGDGASLLRGAAVMPNARGSGLGRRLIMSAIEYAQGRGDRAVYMFSKGGDWSTFGFTQVPMALVMGDVPDAPQVKAYRSGGERPGQTTWMRDLSRGASKA is encoded by the coding sequence ATGACCGAGCAGAACGTTCAGATCAGACTGGCCAATGCCAGCGACAAAGAGACCGTGGTGCGCGTGTTTCACGACGCCGGGTTGGACACCGACGAGGCGATGGCGACGGGCACCACGTACTGGGTAATGGAGCGCGGCGGCCAGCCTATTGGCGCCATTGGCCTGGAGCACGGCGATGGAGCCTCGCTGCTGCGCGGCGCAGCCGTGATGCCGAACGCGCGGGGCAGCGGGCTGGGACGGCGGCTGATCATGAGCGCCATCGAGTACGCCCAGGGGCGTGGGGACCGTGCGGTCTACATGTTCAGCAAGGGCGGCGACTGGAGCACCTTCGGCTTTACCCAGGTGCCCATGGCCCTGGTGATGGGCGACGTACCCGACGCCCCGCAGGTCAAGGCCTACCGCTCCGGCGGCGAGCGGCCAGGCCAGACCACCTGGATGCGCGATCTGAGCAGGGGGGCCAGCAAGGCGTAA